In one Littorina saxatilis isolate snail1 unplaced genomic scaffold, US_GU_Lsax_2.0 scaffold_915, whole genome shotgun sequence genomic region, the following are encoded:
- the LOC138955321 gene encoding uncharacterized protein, whose product MGVPLFNTPRMMEEWLKAKRHIPCLQDPPGIELYTVTRTMQKGGQLLNTYCCARGSTSLESLHLHLNCFIPGSTASDLHFQAYLVEGLARWNQDQAQAATSVSSKPGTYSRRLRHVANQLSAELLDEPLYPDFSMPNKHTGELIGVEYMYSQTGRALQYVPADTEDAEKEDAGDDDEEEESADEGFHDLTEVDDMTMADASMVVFATSASYLLFCPDQMGRHHPTSNPHCKQSPTTPPPTPTASSLPPPTPYPRCKQSPTTPPPTPTYGARRTSSISATSSWPFLLTSQTTAFSTLCLTYSRPTLINAWVRMECQGLRRCPTWPTFWLVCVTR is encoded by the exons ATGGGCGTGCCACTCTTCAACACACCTCGCATGATGGAAGAGTGGCTGAAGGCCAAGCGCCACATCCCCTGCCTCCAGGACCCCCCTGGCATTGAACTCTACACCGTCACCCGGACCATGCAGAAGGGGGGTCAGCTGCTCAACACCTACTGCTGCGCCAGAGGCTCAACCTCCCTGGAATCGCTTCACCTTCACCTGAACTGCTTCATTCCAg GGAGTACAGCCAGCGACCTCCACTTCCAGGCCTACCTGGTGGAGGGTCTGGCGCGGTGGAACCAGGACCAGGCGCAGGCCGCCACCTCTGTGTCGAGCAAGCCCGGCACTTACAGCAGAAGGTTGCGTCACGTTGCCAACCAGCTGAGTGCCGAGTTACTGGACGAGCCCCTCTACCCCGATTTCAGCATGCCCAACAAGCACACTG GTGAGCTGATCGGGGTAGAGTACATGTACTCCCAGACAGGTAGGGCTCTGCAGTACGTGCCTGCTGACACAGAGGACGCCGAGAAAGAGGACGCTGGGGACgacgatgaggaggaggagagtgCTGATGAGGGTTTTCACGACCTGACTGAGGTGGATGACATGACGATGGCCGACGCCAGCATGGTGGTTTTCGCTACCTCAGCCTCCTACCTCCTCTTCTGCCCTGACCAAATGGGACGACACCATCCCACTTCCAACCCCCACTGCAAGCAGTctcccaccaccccaccccctacccccactGCAAGCAGTCTTCCACctcccaccccctacccccgCTGCAAACAGTCTCCCACCACCCCACCTCCTACCCCCACCTACGGTGCAAGACGAacctcctccatctccgctacCTCATCCTGGCCGTTTCTGCTGACCAGCCAGACAACAGCCTTCTCGACCCTGTGCCTGACCTACTCAAGGCCGACCCTAAT